One segment of Pseudomonas sp. FP2196 DNA contains the following:
- a CDS encoding TolC family outer membrane protein, whose product MLRKLSLALAVSCASNAMAWAAEAPLSSKTDLVSVYQEAVDNNADLAAARAQYGAQKEVVPQARAGLLPNLSGGAEVADVRTSIDQPSAIANRSAHSYQATLAQPLFRADRWFQFQAAKDVNEQAALQLSATEQNLILQSAESYFNVLRSQDNLASTKAEEAAFKRQLDQSNERFDVGLSDKTDVLQSQASYDTARANRIVAQRQVDDAFEALITLTNRQYNAIQGIVHTLPILPPTPNDAKAWVDTAAKQNLNLLASNYAVSSAEQTLKQRKAGHLPTLDAVAKYEKGDNDALGFANPNAFGTPYRGNVEQSTLGLQLNIPIYSGGLTSSQVRQSYEQLNQSEQQRESLRRQVVENTRNLHRAVNTDVEQVQARRQSIISNQSAVEATEIGYQVGTRNIVDVLDAQRQLYSSVRNYNNTRYDYILDNLRLKQAAGTLNPGDLQDLTRYLKADYNPDKDFLPPDLAKAAEAQLKARP is encoded by the coding sequence ATGCTGCGCAAACTTTCACTGGCTCTTGCCGTGTCTTGTGCGTCCAACGCAATGGCCTGGGCAGCAGAAGCGCCCTTGTCGAGCAAAACCGATCTGGTCAGCGTCTATCAGGAAGCGGTCGACAACAACGCCGATCTGGCCGCCGCCCGCGCCCAGTATGGCGCGCAGAAAGAAGTGGTACCGCAGGCCCGCGCCGGCTTGCTGCCGAACCTGTCCGGCGGCGCCGAAGTCGCGGATGTACGCACCTCGATCGACCAGCCTTCGGCCATTGCCAACCGCAGTGCGCATTCCTATCAGGCAACCCTTGCCCAACCGCTATTCCGCGCCGATCGCTGGTTCCAATTCCAAGCTGCCAAAGACGTCAATGAGCAAGCCGCGTTGCAACTGTCGGCTACCGAGCAGAACCTGATCCTGCAATCGGCCGAAAGCTACTTCAACGTGCTGCGCAGCCAGGACAATCTGGCCTCGACCAAGGCTGAAGAAGCGGCGTTCAAGCGTCAGCTCGACCAGTCCAACGAGCGCTTTGATGTGGGCCTGTCGGACAAGACCGATGTGCTGCAGTCGCAAGCCAGTTACGACACCGCTCGAGCCAACCGGATCGTCGCGCAGCGTCAGGTTGATGATGCGTTCGAAGCGCTGATCACCCTGACCAACCGTCAGTACAACGCGATTCAGGGCATCGTGCACACGCTGCCGATCCTGCCGCCGACGCCAAACGACGCCAAGGCCTGGGTCGACACAGCAGCAAAACAGAACCTCAATCTGCTGGCCAGCAACTACGCCGTCAGCTCGGCCGAACAGACATTGAAGCAGCGCAAGGCCGGCCATTTGCCGACCCTCGACGCCGTGGCCAAATACGAAAAGGGTGACAACGACGCCCTCGGCTTCGCCAACCCAAACGCTTTCGGTACGCCCTACCGTGGCAACGTCGAACAGAGCACGCTGGGGTTGCAACTGAACATCCCGATTTACAGCGGCGGGCTGACCAGCTCGCAAGTGCGCCAGTCCTATGAGCAGTTGAATCAGAGCGAACAACAGCGCGAATCCCTTCGTCGGCAGGTCGTCGAGAACACCCGCAACCTGCACCGCGCGGTGAACACCGACGTCGAACAGGTGCAAGCGCGCCGCCAGTCGATCATCTCCAACCAAAGCGCGGTGGAAGCCACGGAAATCGGCTATCAGGTGGGCACCCGCAACATCGTCGACGTGCTCGATGCGCAGCGTCAGCTGTACTCTTCGGTGCGCAATTACAACAACACCCGCTACGACTACATCCTCGACAACCTGCGCTTGAAGCAGGCAGCGGGGACACTGAACCCGGGTGATTTGCAGGATCTGACGCGCTATTTGAAAGCCGACTACAACCCGGACAAGGATTTCCTGCCGCCGGATCTGGCCAAGGCTGCGGAAGCACAGCTCAAGGCCCGGCCTTAA
- the cytX gene encoding putative hydroxymethylpyrimidine transporter CytX encodes MSIQPSTYSPDLAVPADKRVFGGRDLFSLWFSLGIGLMVLQTGALLAPGLGLSGSLLAIFLGTLVGVLLLAAVGVIGSDTGLSSMAALKLSLGSKGASLPALLNLLQLIGWGSFEIIVMRDAASLLGTRAFSEGSLWSNPVLWTLFFGALATLLAVSGPLTFVRQILRKWGIWLLLAACLWLTWNLFAKADLATLWSRAGDGSMPFAVGFDIAIAMPLSWLPLIADYSRFGKRAKNVFGGTAVGFFIGNFWLMSLGVAYTLAFAPSGEVNALLLALAGAGLGIPLLLILLDESENAFADIHSAAVSSGILLRLKVEHLALAIGVICTLIALLAPLAQYQNFLLLIGSVFAPLFGVVLVDHFILRKRSGQVASAALRWPALLAWLGGVSTYHLLANLYPDVGATLPALALAGLLQLLLGRAFSYGRETARA; translated from the coding sequence TTGAGCATTCAACCCAGTACCTACTCCCCCGATCTCGCCGTGCCCGCCGACAAGCGTGTGTTCGGCGGTCGCGATCTGTTTTCCCTGTGGTTCTCCCTCGGCATTGGCCTGATGGTCTTGCAGACCGGCGCGTTGCTCGCGCCGGGTCTCGGCTTGTCGGGTTCGCTGCTGGCGATTTTCCTCGGCACGCTGGTCGGCGTTCTGCTGCTGGCCGCCGTCGGCGTGATCGGCAGCGATACCGGCCTGTCGTCGATGGCCGCGCTCAAACTCAGCCTCGGCAGCAAAGGCGCAAGCCTGCCGGCGCTGCTCAATCTGCTGCAACTGATCGGTTGGGGCTCCTTCGAAATCATCGTCATGCGCGACGCCGCCAGCCTGCTGGGCACTCGCGCGTTCAGCGAAGGTTCGCTGTGGTCGAACCCGGTGTTATGGACGCTGTTCTTCGGCGCGCTGGCCACCTTGCTCGCTGTTAGCGGGCCGCTGACGTTCGTCCGGCAGATCCTGCGCAAGTGGGGCATCTGGCTGCTGTTGGCGGCTTGCCTCTGGCTCACCTGGAACCTGTTCGCCAAGGCTGATCTGGCGACACTCTGGTCGCGTGCCGGTGATGGTTCGATGCCGTTTGCCGTGGGCTTCGACATCGCTATCGCGATGCCGCTGTCGTGGCTGCCGCTGATTGCCGACTACTCGCGATTCGGCAAACGGGCGAAGAATGTGTTCGGCGGTACTGCTGTGGGGTTCTTCATCGGCAACTTCTGGCTGATGAGCCTTGGCGTGGCGTACACCCTGGCGTTCGCGCCGAGCGGTGAAGTCAATGCGCTGCTTCTGGCCCTGGCCGGTGCCGGTCTGGGGATTCCGCTGCTGCTGATTCTGCTGGACGAGTCGGAAAACGCCTTCGCCGACATTCACTCGGCAGCGGTTTCCAGCGGGATTCTGTTGCGCTTGAAAGTCGAGCATCTGGCCTTGGCCATCGGCGTGATCTGCACACTGATCGCCCTGCTGGCGCCGTTGGCGCAATACCAGAATTTCCTGCTACTGATCGGTTCGGTGTTTGCGCCGCTGTTCGGCGTGGTGCTGGTGGATCACTTTATTCTGCGTAAACGCAGTGGTCAGGTCGCATCAGCCGCATTGCGCTGGCCGGCACTGTTGGCCTGGCTGGGTGGGGTCAGCACCTATCACTTGCTGGCGAATCTGTATCCGGATGTCGGCGCGACCCTGCCGGCACTGGCGCTGGCAGGGCTGCTGCAACTACTGCTCGGTCGGGCCTTCAGTTACGGCCGGGAAACAGCTCGGGCTTGA
- the waaA gene encoding lipid IV(A) 3-deoxy-D-manno-octulosonic acid transferase, protein MNRTLYTALFYLGLPLVAIRLWLRARKAPAYAKRIGERFTYGMPTLQPGGIWVHAVSVGESIAAAPMIRALLQRYPALPITVTCMTPTGSERIQALFADEPRIQHCYLPYDLPCAAARFLDRVQPKLAVIMETELWPNHIHQCAKRGIPVALANGRLSERSAKGYGRFSKLTAPMLAEMSFFAVQTETEAQRFRDLGARSETVEVTGSIKFDLTIDPQLLQRAAELRGQWQAQERPVWIAASTHEGEDEVVLNAHRRLLANYPNALLILVPRHPERFNSVFELCQREGFATVRRSTGANVAAETSVLLGDTMGELLFLYALADSAFVGGSLVPNGGHNLLEPAALAKPVLSGPHLFNFLDIAAQLREAGALVEVDDAEGLAVEVQRLFELPRDAQRMAEAGLAVMRRNQGALQRLLDGLGRLIE, encoded by the coding sequence ATGAATAGAACTCTCTACACCGCGCTGTTTTACCTGGGGCTGCCATTGGTGGCGATTCGGCTGTGGCTGCGGGCGCGCAAGGCGCCGGCGTATGCCAAACGGATTGGTGAACGTTTCACTTATGGCATGCCGACACTGCAACCCGGCGGCATCTGGGTACATGCGGTGTCGGTGGGCGAGAGCATCGCCGCGGCACCGATGATCCGCGCCTTGCTGCAGCGTTATCCGGCGCTTCCGATCACCGTGACCTGCATGACCCCGACCGGTTCGGAGCGGATTCAGGCACTGTTCGCCGATGAGCCGCGCATCCAGCATTGCTACCTGCCGTACGATTTGCCGTGTGCGGCGGCGCGTTTTCTTGATCGCGTGCAGCCGAAGCTCGCGGTGATCATGGAAACCGAGCTCTGGCCCAACCACATTCATCAATGCGCCAAACGCGGGATTCCGGTAGCGCTGGCCAATGGGCGATTGTCCGAACGCTCGGCCAAGGGCTACGGCCGCTTCAGCAAACTGACCGCGCCAATGCTCGCCGAGATGAGTTTTTTCGCCGTGCAGACCGAAACCGAAGCGCAGCGTTTCCGCGATCTGGGTGCCCGCTCTGAGACTGTGGAAGTTACCGGCTCGATCAAGTTCGACCTGACCATCGACCCGCAACTGCTGCAACGTGCCGCTGAACTGCGTGGCCAATGGCAGGCGCAGGAGCGTCCGGTATGGATCGCCGCCAGCACCCACGAAGGCGAGGATGAAGTGGTGCTGAATGCCCATCGTCGTCTGCTGGCCAACTATCCGAATGCACTGTTGATTCTGGTGCCGCGTCATCCGGAGCGCTTCAACTCGGTGTTCGAACTGTGCCAGCGCGAAGGTTTTGCCACCGTGCGCCGTTCGACCGGCGCGAACGTTGCGGCCGAAACATCTGTTCTGCTCGGCGACACCATGGGCGAATTGCTGTTTTTGTATGCGTTGGCGGACAGCGCTTTTGTCGGTGGCAGTCTGGTGCCGAACGGCGGGCACAACCTGCTGGAGCCGGCAGCCCTGGCGAAGCCGGTGCTCAGCGGCCCGCACCTGTTCAACTTCCTCGACATCGCCGCACAATTGCGCGAAGCCGGGGCGTTGGTCGAGGTCGATGATGCTGAAGGGCTGGCGGTGGAAGTGCAGCGGCTGTTCGAATTGCCACGTGATGCGCAGCGCATGGCTGAGGCTGGGCTGGCGGTGATGCGCCGCAATCAGGGCGCTTTGCAGCGATTGCTGGATGGCTTGGGCCGGTTGATCGAGTAG
- the thiC gene encoding phosphomethylpyrimidine synthase ThiC: protein MTTTKSKNAINLSDSAKVDEQSVKPFTRSQKVYVQGSRPDIRVPMREITLDVTPTDFGGEINAPVTVYDTSGPYTDPNVVIDVRKGLGDVRSAWIDDRGDTERLPGLSSNFGQERLADPELTKLRFAHVNNPRRAKAGANVSQMHYARKGIITAEMEYVAIRENMKLQEARAAGLLDQQHAGHSFGASIPKEITAEFVREEIARGRAIIPANINHVELEPMIIGRNFLVKINGNIGNSALGSSIEEEVAKLTWGIRWGSDTVMDLSTGKHIHETREWIIRNSPVPIGTVPIYQALEKVNGVAEDLTWELFRDTLIEQAEQGVDYFTIHAGVLLRYVPLTAKRVTGIVSRGGSIMAKWCLAHHKENFLYTHFDEICEIMKAYDVSFSLGDGLRPGSIADANDEAQFGELETLGELTKIAWKHDVQCMIEGPGHVPMQLIKENMDKQLECCDEAPFYTLGPLTTDIAPGYDHITSGIGAAMIGWFGCAMLCYVTPKEHLGLPNKDDVKTGIITYKIAAHAADLAKGHPGAQIRDNALSKARFEFRWEDQFNLGLDPDTARSYHDETLPKDSAKVAHFCSMCGPKFCSMKITQEVREYAANQRIDAVDLDVAQGLAEQAERFKKEGSQLYKKV, encoded by the coding sequence ATGACGACTACAAAATCTAAAAACGCGATCAACCTGAGCGATTCGGCCAAGGTCGACGAGCAATCGGTCAAGCCGTTCACCCGTTCGCAAAAAGTCTACGTTCAGGGTTCGCGCCCGGACATCCGCGTGCCCATGCGCGAAATCACCCTCGATGTGACCCCGACCGACTTCGGCGGCGAAATCAACGCGCCGGTCACCGTTTACGACACCTCAGGCCCGTACACCGATCCGAACGTAGTGATCGACGTGCGCAAAGGCCTGGGCGATGTACGTTCGGCGTGGATCGACGACCGTGGGGACACCGAGCGCCTGCCGGGTCTGAGTTCGAATTTCGGCCAGGAGCGCCTTGCTGATCCAGAGCTGACCAAACTGCGCTTCGCCCACGTCAACAACCCGCGCCGCGCCAAGGCCGGGGCCAACGTCAGCCAGATGCACTACGCGCGCAAAGGCATCATCACCGCCGAGATGGAATACGTCGCCATCCGCGAAAACATGAAGCTGCAAGAGGCCCGCGCCGCCGGCCTGTTGGACCAGCAACATGCCGGCCACAGCTTTGGCGCGAGCATCCCGAAAGAAATCACCGCTGAATTCGTCCGCGAAGAAATCGCCCGCGGTCGCGCGATCATTCCGGCCAACATCAACCACGTCGAACTGGAACCGATGATCATTGGCCGTAACTTCCTGGTGAAGATCAACGGCAACATCGGCAACAGCGCACTGGGTTCGTCCATCGAAGAAGAAGTGGCGAAACTGACCTGGGGCATTCGTTGGGGCTCGGACACCGTGATGGACTTGTCCACCGGCAAACACATTCACGAAACCCGCGAGTGGATCATCCGCAACTCGCCAGTGCCGATCGGCACCGTGCCGATCTATCAGGCGCTTGAGAAGGTCAACGGCGTCGCCGAAGACCTGACCTGGGAGCTGTTCCGCGACACGCTGATCGAACAGGCGGAGCAGGGCGTCGACTACTTCACCATCCACGCTGGCGTATTGCTGCGCTACGTGCCGCTGACCGCCAAGCGCGTGACCGGCATCGTTTCCCGTGGCGGCTCGATCATGGCCAAGTGGTGCCTGGCGCACCACAAAGAGAACTTCCTCTACACCCATTTCGACGAAATCTGCGAAATCATGAAGGCCTACGACGTCAGCTTCTCGCTGGGCGATGGCCTGCGTCCGGGGTCGATTGCCGACGCCAACGACGAAGCACAATTCGGCGAACTGGAAACCCTCGGCGAGCTGACCAAAATCGCCTGGAAGCACGACGTGCAGTGCATGATCGAAGGCCCGGGCCACGTGCCGATGCAGTTGATCAAAGAGAACATGGACAAGCAGTTGGAGTGCTGCGACGAGGCGCCGTTCTACACCCTTGGCCCGCTGACCACCGACATCGCGCCGGGCTATGACCACATCACCTCGGGCATCGGTGCGGCGATGATCGGCTGGTTCGGTTGCGCCATGCTCTGCTACGTGACGCCGAAGGAACATTTAGGTCTGCCGAACAAGGATGACGTGAAGACCGGGATCATCACCTACAAGATCGCCGCTCACGCAGCGGATTTGGCCAAAGGGCATCCGGGCGCGCAGATCCGCGACAATGCCTTGAGCAAGGCGCGTTTCGAGTTCCGCTGGGAAGACCAGTTCAACCTCGGTCTGGACCCGGACACCGCCCGTTCGTATCACGATGAAACCCTGCCGAAGGACTCGGCCAAGGTCGCGCATTTCTGTTCGATGTGCGGACCGAAATTCTGCTCGATGAAGATCACTCAGGAAGTCCGCGAATACGCGGCCAACCAGCGGATCGACGCGGTCGACTTGGACGTCGCCCAAGGTCTGGCGGAACAGGCCGAGCGGTTCAAGAAGGAAGGCAGTCAGCTGTACAAGAAGGTTTGA